The following coding sequences lie in one Isoptericola variabilis 225 genomic window:
- a CDS encoding thymidine kinase yields the protein MAELVFFSGTMDSGKSTLALQLDHNHAARGRTGLIFTRDDRAGVARLSSRLGLEVEAREVSDDTDFWDVVAAERQAGRLVDYLVCDEAQFYSPEQVEQLARLVDEVEIDVFAFGITADFRTRLFPGSARLIELADRTEVLQVQSLCWCGARATHNARTVDGVMVVEGEQVVVGDVGDGAGEIAYEVLCRRHHMRRMTADVARRLSAGDALLDL from the coding sequence ATGGCCGAGCTCGTCTTCTTCTCCGGGACCATGGACAGCGGCAAGTCCACGCTGGCGCTGCAGCTGGACCACAACCACGCCGCGCGCGGTCGCACGGGGCTGATCTTCACGCGCGACGACCGCGCGGGCGTCGCGCGACTGTCGTCCCGGCTGGGGCTCGAGGTCGAGGCGCGCGAGGTCAGCGACGACACCGACTTCTGGGACGTCGTCGCGGCCGAGCGGCAGGCCGGTCGGCTCGTCGACTACCTCGTGTGCGACGAGGCGCAGTTCTACTCGCCGGAGCAGGTCGAGCAGCTCGCGCGGCTCGTCGACGAGGTCGAGATCGACGTCTTCGCGTTCGGCATCACGGCCGACTTCCGCACGAGGCTGTTCCCCGGCTCGGCGCGGCTCATCGAGCTCGCCGACCGCACGGAGGTGCTGCAGGTGCAGTCGCTGTGCTGGTGCGGGGCGCGCGCGACCCACAACGCCCGCACGGTCGACGGCGTCATGGTCGTCGAGGGCGAGCAGGTCGTCGTGGGCGACGTCGGCGACGGCGCCGGCGAGATCGCGTACGAGGTGCTGTGCCGGCGCCACCACATGCGGCGCATGACCGCCGACGTCGCGCGGCGGCTCTCGGCGGGCGACGCGCTGCTGGACCTCTGA
- a CDS encoding GNAT family N-acetyltransferase, which translates to MDVPADAASASSAENAPDYPLGWEADVVLRDGTTTHLRPIRPADADALQRFQQAQSEQSSYFRFFAPVRSLTERELRRLTHVDHAERVALVAVRPGADGGEDIIGVARYDKVADGEAEVAFNIADAMQGKGLGSVLLEHIAAAARERDIRRFVADVLPQNSSMLKVFRDAGYEVTQHLDDGVVSVAFDIDPTERSREVMADREHRAEARSMQGLLSARRVLLVGPGPGNPTSPEAHLARRVIEAAVADPGDTELVVLGAPGPVPAAPRLVAVGGWDEVGDVDLGLLAVVPDVAIDAVRRLAAHGARGVVVLAAGYAETGEAGLARQRELLRTAHAAGMRVVGPASYGIVTTTPGARLHASLAERPPAAGVVGLFCQSAAAAVTLTATLERRGLGVSSLVSAGHRADVSGNDLMQYWQEDPATEVVCLYLESIGNPRKFSRIARRLAAVKPVVVVIAGRSGQVVPPGHAVRATHAPRRLLDEMLRQSGVIRAANTHQLMDVAQVLAHQPLPAGNRVGILASSAALAALVAEAAAAAGLVVAASSDFLPPGASDDEIARTVDALYAPGACDVVVVVDVPVVLPRTGVVARAVAQAAARTGRTTVASMLGLHGMPDELAATAPDGRLVRIPAFSTPEDAVTALGKVVEHARWRTEDHGSHVRPEGVDARRARRLVESWLGDEDTTRALDQDQAAALLACYGLDLWRSRQVRTPDEAVAAADELGWPVALKSASSALRHRTDLGGVRLDIADAAELRDDVARMRGVASSVLGETDPVFEVQRMAPVGVACVVRSAEDLLFGPLVSFGLAGDATELLDDVAYGVPPLTDVDVAGMVRTIRAAPRLFGYGGTPPVDVDALEDLLARVSVMADDLPELASLELYPVVVAESGVSVLHASARLRPAARRQDALRRALPG; encoded by the coding sequence GTGGACGTACCCGCGGACGCCGCGAGCGCCAGCTCCGCCGAGAACGCCCCCGACTACCCGCTCGGGTGGGAGGCCGACGTCGTGCTGCGCGACGGCACGACGACGCACCTGCGGCCCATCCGGCCGGCCGACGCGGACGCGCTCCAGCGCTTCCAGCAGGCCCAGTCCGAGCAGTCCTCGTACTTCCGGTTCTTCGCGCCCGTGCGGAGCCTGACGGAGCGCGAGCTGCGGCGCCTGACCCACGTCGACCACGCCGAGCGGGTCGCGCTCGTCGCGGTTCGGCCGGGTGCCGACGGGGGAGAGGACATCATCGGCGTCGCGCGCTACGACAAGGTCGCCGACGGCGAGGCCGAGGTCGCGTTCAACATCGCCGACGCGATGCAGGGCAAGGGGCTGGGGTCGGTCCTGCTCGAGCACATCGCCGCCGCGGCGCGCGAGCGCGACATCCGCCGGTTCGTCGCCGACGTCCTGCCGCAGAACTCGTCGATGCTCAAGGTGTTCCGGGACGCCGGCTACGAGGTCACGCAGCACCTCGACGACGGCGTCGTCTCCGTCGCGTTCGACATCGACCCGACCGAGCGCTCGCGCGAGGTCATGGCCGACCGCGAGCACCGGGCCGAGGCCCGGTCGATGCAGGGGCTCCTCTCGGCGCGGCGCGTGCTCCTCGTCGGACCGGGGCCGGGCAACCCCACGAGCCCCGAGGCGCACCTGGCCCGCCGGGTGATCGAGGCCGCCGTCGCCGACCCGGGCGACACCGAGCTCGTCGTGCTCGGCGCGCCCGGCCCGGTGCCCGCCGCCCCGCGGCTCGTCGCCGTCGGGGGCTGGGACGAGGTCGGCGACGTCGACCTGGGCCTGCTCGCGGTCGTGCCCGACGTCGCGATCGACGCCGTCCGGCGCCTCGCCGCGCACGGCGCGCGCGGCGTCGTCGTGCTCGCGGCCGGGTACGCCGAGACGGGCGAGGCCGGCCTGGCGCGCCAGCGAGAGCTGCTGCGCACCGCCCACGCGGCGGGCATGCGCGTGGTGGGCCCGGCGTCGTACGGCATCGTCACGACGACGCCCGGCGCGCGCCTGCACGCGAGCCTCGCCGAGCGGCCGCCCGCCGCGGGCGTCGTCGGGCTCTTCTGCCAGTCGGCGGCCGCGGCGGTCACGCTCACGGCGACGCTCGAGCGCCGTGGCCTGGGCGTCTCGTCGCTCGTGTCGGCCGGCCACCGCGCCGACGTGTCGGGCAACGACCTCATGCAGTACTGGCAGGAGGACCCGGCCACCGAGGTCGTGTGCCTCTACCTCGAGTCGATCGGCAACCCGCGCAAGTTCTCCCGGATCGCGCGACGCCTCGCGGCGGTCAAGCCCGTGGTGGTCGTCATCGCGGGCCGCTCGGGCCAGGTGGTCCCGCCCGGGCACGCGGTGCGCGCCACCCACGCGCCGCGCCGCCTGCTCGACGAGATGCTGCGCCAGTCGGGCGTCATCCGCGCCGCCAACACCCACCAGCTCATGGACGTCGCGCAGGTGCTCGCGCACCAGCCCCTGCCGGCCGGCAACCGGGTGGGCATCCTCGCGTCGTCGGCGGCGCTCGCGGCGCTCGTCGCCGAGGCGGCCGCCGCCGCGGGGCTCGTCGTCGCGGCGTCGTCCGACTTCCTGCCGCCCGGCGCGTCCGACGACGAGATCGCCCGCACGGTCGACGCGCTCTACGCGCCGGGCGCGTGCGACGTCGTCGTCGTGGTCGACGTGCCCGTCGTGCTGCCCCGGACGGGCGTCGTCGCGCGCGCCGTCGCGCAGGCCGCGGCGCGGACCGGCCGCACGACCGTCGCGTCGATGCTCGGGCTGCACGGCATGCCCGACGAGCTCGCCGCGACCGCGCCCGACGGCCGCCTCGTCCGCATCCCGGCGTTCTCGACGCCCGAGGACGCCGTGACCGCGCTCGGCAAGGTCGTCGAGCACGCCCGGTGGCGCACCGAGGACCACGGCAGCCACGTGCGGCCCGAGGGGGTCGACGCGCGCCGCGCCCGCCGCCTCGTCGAGTCGTGGCTCGGCGACGAGGACACGACGCGCGCTCTCGACCAGGACCAGGCCGCCGCGCTGCTCGCCTGCTACGGGCTCGACCTGTGGCGCTCGCGGCAGGTGCGCACCCCGGACGAGGCGGTCGCCGCGGCCGACGAGCTCGGGTGGCCCGTCGCGCTCAAGAGCGCGTCCTCCGCGCTGCGGCACCGCACCGACCTCGGCGGCGTGCGCCTCGACATCGCCGACGCGGCCGAGCTGCGCGACGACGTCGCGCGCATGCGCGGCGTCGCCTCGTCCGTGCTGGGGGAGACCGACCCGGTGTTCGAGGTGCAGCGCATGGCGCCCGTCGGCGTGGCGTGCGTCGTGCGGTCCGCCGAGGACCTGCTGTTCGGCCCCCTGGTCTCGTTCGGGCTCGCGGGGGACGCGACCGAGCTGCTCGACGACGTCGCGTACGGCGTCCCGCCGCTGACCGACGTCGACGTCGCCGGCATGGTCCGCACCATCCGGGCCGCGCCGCGGCTGTTCGGCTACGGCGGCACGCCGCCCGTCGACGTCGACGCGCTCGAGGACCTGCTCGCGCGCGTCTCCGTCATGGCCGACGACCTGCCCGAGCTCGCCTCGCTCGAGCTGTACCCGGTGGTCGTCGCCGAGTCCGGCGTGTCCGTGCTGCACGCCTCCGCCCGGCTGCGACCCGCGGCGCGCCGGCAGGACGCGCTGCGCCGCGCGCTGCCCGGCTGA
- a CDS encoding DUF4193 domain-containing protein, giving the protein MATDYDAPRKTDEDVEQDSLQELQARRSDKSSGVVDEDETEAAEGFELPGADLSGEELSVRVLPRQADEFTCTSCFLVHHRSQLAYEKNGQMVCTECAA; this is encoded by the coding sequence ATGGCAACCGACTACGACGCCCCCCGCAAGACCGACGAGGACGTGGAGCAGGACTCCCTCCAGGAGCTCCAGGCGCGTCGGTCCGACAAGAGCTCGGGTGTCGTCGACGAGGACGAGACGGAGGCCGCGGAAGGCTTCGAGCTTCCCGGCGCCGACCTGTCCGGCGAGGAGCTCTCGGTGCGCGTGCTGCCTCGTCAGGCCGACGAGTTCACCTGCACGAGCTGCTTCCTGGTCCACCACCGCAGCCAGCTGGCCTACGAGAAGAACGGCCAGATGGTCTGCACCGAGTGCGCCGCCTGA
- a CDS encoding alkaline phosphatase family protein: MTAPALAEGLVAPAYGTGSLAAVLPAAAGALGLELTTATGLRSGECLAALGLPAARRVVVVLVDGLGLHNLVERGGHAPFLRSLLADARSLTSSFPSTTAAALATLGTGTSPGRTGLLGYTQRNPATGGLATMVSWTEQSDPYRPGTKLSGPLGTAPEDLQREPTVLETLAAAGLPVVAPGPRKFEGSGMTRAALRGPRYVVAETLGERVDVAVRTLRETGLVYLYHGDVDKTGHQHGPDSWQWGDALEAADAELRRLVRSLPAGTLVLVTADHGQIPVDPGLQRDVATTPELARGVALLGGEPRALHVYTEPGADPADVAAQWRDVLGEDAVVVLGDDAIHAGWFGQVAGHVREAVGDVVVASTGRATVVDSRLHTAEARAMPGVHGSLTQTEMHVPLLAVVA; the protein is encoded by the coding sequence ATGACCGCACCGGCCCTCGCCGAGGGGCTCGTCGCGCCCGCCTACGGCACGGGCTCGCTGGCGGCCGTGCTGCCCGCGGCCGCCGGCGCGCTCGGGCTCGAGCTCACCACGGCGACCGGCCTGCGGTCGGGGGAGTGCCTCGCCGCCCTCGGCCTGCCCGCGGCGCGGCGGGTCGTCGTCGTGCTCGTCGACGGGCTGGGCCTGCACAACCTCGTCGAGCGCGGCGGCCACGCCCCGTTCCTGCGCTCGCTGCTCGCCGACGCACGCTCCCTCACCTCGAGCTTCCCGTCGACGACGGCGGCGGCGCTGGCGACGCTCGGCACCGGCACCTCGCCCGGGCGCACGGGCCTGCTCGGCTACACCCAGCGCAACCCCGCGACCGGCGGCCTCGCCACCATGGTGTCGTGGACCGAGCAGTCGGACCCGTACCGGCCCGGCACGAAGCTCTCGGGCCCCCTGGGGACCGCACCGGAGGACCTCCAGCGCGAGCCGACGGTGCTCGAGACGCTCGCCGCGGCCGGGCTGCCGGTCGTCGCGCCGGGCCCGCGGAAGTTCGAGGGCTCGGGCATGACGCGCGCCGCGCTGCGCGGGCCGCGCTACGTCGTCGCCGAGACGCTCGGCGAGCGCGTCGACGTCGCGGTGCGGACCCTGCGCGAGACCGGGCTCGTGTACCTCTACCACGGCGACGTCGACAAGACGGGCCACCAGCACGGGCCCGACTCGTGGCAGTGGGGGGACGCGCTCGAGGCGGCGGACGCCGAGCTGCGCCGGCTCGTGCGGTCCCTGCCCGCGGGCACGCTCGTGCTCGTCACGGCCGACCACGGCCAGATCCCGGTCGACCCGGGCCTGCAGCGCGACGTCGCGACGACGCCCGAGCTCGCCCGCGGCGTCGCCCTGCTCGGCGGCGAGCCCCGCGCCCTGCACGTGTACACCGAGCCGGGCGCCGACCCGGCCGACGTCGCGGCGCAATGGCGCGACGTGCTCGGCGAGGACGCGGTCGTCGTGCTCGGCGACGACGCAATCCACGCCGGGTGGTTCGGCCAGGTCGCCGGGCACGTGCGGGAGGCCGTCGGCGACGTCGTCGTGGCGAGCACAGGCCGCGCCACGGTCGTGGACTCGCGCCTGCACACGGCCGAGGCGCGCGCGATGCCGGGCGTGCACGGCTCGCTGACCCAGACCGAGATGCACGTTCCGCTCCTCGCCGTCGTGGCCTGA
- a CDS encoding DUF5998 family protein, producing MPNATTRKNLRDDLTASVYRAGYYPQLVDDVLDVALADEAVVAHLVQAETTFDNEVRRHLTVLVLTPTRLVTAHVDDHEGDAAHPSSAAATTEAVPLSEIRSVALTHVVNEPAQHRPGDSASELTLAIGWGAVSRIDLEPAQCPDPSCEADHGLTGQMTPDDVVVRVSGAAEGRDAVRRAVAFARTLSAATGVSAR from the coding sequence GTGCCGAACGCGACCACTCGCAAGAACCTCCGTGACGACCTGACCGCCAGCGTCTACCGCGCGGGCTACTACCCCCAGCTGGTCGACGACGTCCTCGACGTCGCGCTCGCCGACGAGGCCGTCGTCGCGCACCTCGTGCAGGCCGAGACCACGTTCGACAACGAGGTCCGCCGGCACCTGACCGTTCTGGTGCTCACGCCGACCCGGCTCGTGACCGCGCACGTCGACGACCACGAGGGCGACGCCGCCCACCCGTCGTCGGCCGCCGCGACGACCGAGGCCGTACCGCTGAGCGAGATCCGGTCGGTCGCCCTGACGCACGTCGTCAACGAGCCCGCCCAGCACCGCCCGGGCGACAGCGCGTCCGAGCTCACGCTCGCGATCGGGTGGGGCGCCGTGTCGCGCATCGACCTCGAGCCCGCCCAGTGCCCCGACCCGAGCTGCGAGGCGGACCACGGCCTCACGGGCCAGATGACGCCCGACGACGTCGTCGTGCGCGTCAGCGGCGCCGCCGAGGGCCGCGACGCCGTTCGCCGCGCGGTCGCGTTCGCCCGGACGCTGTCGGCGGCCACCGGCGTCAGCGCTCGATGA
- the sepH gene encoding septation protein SepH, which yields MAELELVRLHEDGERLVLRASDGTEHALPITEALRAAVRRDRPRTEALQAQAHAPLRPRDLQARLRAGATAEELAAESGLPVEHVRRYEWPVVAEREHAVGQVRAHRIDGDSDRTLGEAADARLAARGVSTDEATWSARRDGTAPWVVEVRFSAGERDRSARWTFDPRGRVVTPLDDEARWLGQPDDPLSPEMVGVPSITSRSHARGDSARRPADAAADATALLLDDLAGRRGQRPGSRTARRADDPYQSEELPLGDLDPAPRPATGAVPRVRRPGEGAAPETGHQPVARIPAPWVHDAGPQEGPPGATSAGAPQGTASGTVPGAVPDGEPEGASVVDLGARRQRAVAPAGDPAPEREPSGDTAPEPSSGSPSGPAPAEPAPAGERPDHGRPRPSPGPAHPAAPAPASREPEPASDARRGPAGRRPGRKGRAQVPSWDEIVFGGARPQK from the coding sequence ATGGCCGAGCTCGAGCTCGTGAGGCTGCACGAGGACGGCGAGCGCCTCGTGCTGCGCGCGTCCGACGGCACGGAGCACGCCCTGCCGATCACGGAGGCGCTGCGCGCCGCGGTGCGGCGCGACCGCCCACGGACCGAGGCCCTCCAGGCCCAGGCGCACGCGCCGCTGCGGCCCCGCGACCTGCAGGCTCGTCTGCGCGCGGGCGCGACGGCCGAGGAGCTGGCCGCCGAGTCGGGGCTGCCGGTCGAGCACGTGCGGCGCTACGAGTGGCCCGTCGTGGCCGAGCGCGAGCACGCCGTGGGCCAGGTGCGCGCCCACCGCATCGACGGCGACTCCGACCGCACGCTCGGCGAGGCCGCCGACGCGCGGCTCGCGGCCCGGGGCGTCTCCACGGACGAGGCCACGTGGTCGGCCCGCCGCGACGGGACGGCCCCGTGGGTCGTGGAGGTCCGCTTCTCCGCGGGCGAGCGCGACCGCAGCGCCCGGTGGACGTTCGACCCGCGCGGCCGCGTGGTCACGCCGCTCGACGACGAGGCGCGCTGGCTCGGTCAGCCCGACGACCCGCTGTCGCCCGAGATGGTCGGGGTGCCCTCGATCACGAGCCGGTCGCACGCGCGCGGCGACTCCGCTCGCCGGCCCGCCGACGCCGCCGCCGACGCGACGGCGCTCCTGCTCGACGACCTCGCCGGACGCCGCGGGCAGCGCCCCGGCTCGCGCACCGCGCGCCGCGCCGACGACCCGTACCAGTCGGAGGAGCTGCCCCTGGGCGACCTCGACCCGGCACCGCGCCCCGCCACCGGGGCGGTCCCCCGCGTGCGCCGCCCGGGTGAGGGCGCCGCACCCGAGACGGGCCACCAGCCGGTCGCGCGCATCCCGGCCCCGTGGGTGCACGACGCCGGCCCGCAGGAGGGCCCGCCGGGCGCGACGTCGGCGGGGGCGCCTCAGGGAACCGCGTCGGGGACCGTGCCCGGCGCCGTGCCCGACGGCGAGCCCGAGGGCGCCTCGGTGGTCGACCTCGGCGCGCGCCGCCAGCGCGCCGTCGCGCCGGCCGGCGACCCCGCGCCCGAGCGCGAGCCCTCCGGCGACACCGCGCCCGAGCCGTCGTCCGGGAGCCCGTCCGGGCCGGCGCCGGCCGAGCCCGCGCCGGCCGGCGAGCGGCCGGACCACGGGCGACCGCGGCCGTCGCCGGGCCCGGCGCACCCCGCCGCACCCGCACCCGCATCGCGCGAGCCGGAGCCGGCGTCCGACGCGCGCCGCGGCCCGGCCGGCCGGCGTCCGGGCCGCAAGGGCCGCGCGCAGGTGCCCAGCTGGGACGAGATCGTGTTCGGGGGCGCGCGCCCGCAGAAGTAG
- a CDS encoding TRIC cation channel family protein, whose translation MTPVDAFAFGPVTLIEVLAVFVAAVSGGLAAVRKRFDVFGVLVLAWITGLGGGVLRDVLIGAVPPVGISSWRLVATALAAGVVIFVLHPRVERMRRAIVVLDAAALALFVLQGTVKALELDAGPLASVVVGVLTAVGGGILRDVLVGEVPLIFADRQLYAIPALAGAALTAALWHADLLALWSQVLVVALVLGFRLLSLALGWVVPGAGTGWTGRWGRGSGRM comes from the coding sequence ATGACGCCCGTGGACGCGTTCGCCTTCGGCCCCGTGACCCTCATCGAGGTCCTCGCCGTCTTCGTCGCCGCAGTCTCGGGCGGACTGGCCGCCGTGCGCAAGCGGTTCGACGTCTTCGGCGTCCTCGTGCTCGCGTGGATCACCGGCCTCGGCGGGGGCGTGCTGCGCGACGTGCTCATCGGCGCGGTCCCGCCCGTCGGCATCTCGAGCTGGCGGCTCGTCGCGACAGCGCTCGCCGCCGGCGTCGTGATCTTCGTCCTGCACCCGCGGGTCGAGCGGATGCGGCGGGCGATCGTCGTGCTCGACGCCGCGGCGCTCGCGCTGTTCGTCCTGCAGGGCACGGTCAAGGCGCTCGAGCTCGACGCCGGCCCGCTCGCGTCGGTCGTCGTCGGCGTGCTCACCGCCGTCGGCGGCGGGATCCTGCGCGACGTGCTCGTCGGGGAGGTCCCGCTGATCTTCGCCGACCGCCAGCTCTACGCGATCCCCGCCCTCGCCGGCGCCGCGCTGACGGCCGCGCTGTGGCACGCCGACCTGCTCGCGCTGTGGTCGCAGGTGCTCGTGGTCGCGCTCGTCCTCGGCTTCCGGCTGCTGTCCCTGGCCCTGGGGTGGGTCGTGCCCGGCGCGGGCACGGGCTGGACCGGACGCTGGGGCCGGGGCTCGGGCAGGATGTGA
- a CDS encoding inositol monophosphatase family protein produces MSTDPAPEPTPSAAPSAAPSVAPPAAAPGELPDDATVAALRALAADLAVEAGRLVREGRPERVVVAATKSSAVDPVTEMDRAVEELLRARIAAARPDDAILGEEGVDVAGTSGLTWVVDPIDGTVNYLYGVASYAVSVAVVAGPADPARWTALAGAVHSVVDGRTWTAARGQGATCDGRALRINEPQSLGACLVGTGFGYAAARRAHQARVLTHVLPRVRDIRRLGSAAIDLCLLAEGGLDLYYERGLNPWDLAAGALVAAEAGAAVTGLRGEPAGTTMAVAGAAPRVAELVRLLEDAGADGPDQEA; encoded by the coding sequence GTGAGCACCGACCCCGCGCCCGAGCCCACCCCGTCCGCCGCACCCTCCGCCGCACCCTCCGTCGCACCGCCGGCCGCGGCGCCCGGCGAGCTCCCCGACGACGCCACGGTCGCCGCCCTCCGCGCGCTCGCGGCCGACCTGGCCGTCGAGGCCGGCCGGCTCGTGCGCGAGGGCCGGCCCGAGCGCGTCGTGGTCGCCGCGACCAAGTCGAGCGCCGTCGACCCCGTGACCGAGATGGACCGCGCGGTCGAGGAGCTCCTGCGCGCACGGATCGCCGCGGCGCGCCCCGACGACGCGATCCTCGGCGAGGAGGGCGTCGACGTCGCGGGCACGAGCGGCCTGACGTGGGTCGTCGACCCCATCGACGGGACCGTCAACTACCTCTACGGCGTCGCCTCGTACGCCGTGTCGGTCGCCGTGGTCGCCGGGCCGGCCGACCCCGCCCGCTGGACCGCCCTCGCGGGCGCGGTGCACTCGGTCGTCGACGGGCGCACCTGGACCGCCGCGCGCGGCCAGGGAGCGACGTGCGACGGGCGGGCGCTGCGGATCAACGAGCCGCAGTCCCTCGGCGCGTGCCTCGTCGGCACGGGGTTCGGCTACGCCGCGGCCCGCCGCGCGCACCAGGCGCGCGTGCTCACGCACGTGCTGCCGCGCGTGCGGGACATCCGGCGCCTCGGGTCGGCCGCGATCGACCTGTGCCTGCTCGCCGAGGGCGGCCTCGACCTCTACTACGAGCGCGGCCTCAACCCCTGGGACCTCGCGGCGGGCGCGCTCGTCGCCGCGGAGGCCGGCGCCGCCGTCACCGGGCTGCGAGGCGAGCCCGCAGGCACGACCATGGCCGTGGCGGGCGCGGCGCCACGCGTCGCCGAGCTCGTCCGGTTGCTCGAGGACGCGGGCGCCGACGGCCCCGACCAGGAGGCCTGA